One window of Siniperca chuatsi isolate FFG_IHB_CAS linkage group LG19, ASM2008510v1, whole genome shotgun sequence genomic DNA carries:
- the LOC122866780 gene encoding lipocalin-like — translation MRNTLLRMLAALMCSLAACADVTPVTDFDLEKMAGKWYITGFATNAQWFVNHKAGMKVGTAMLVPTAGGDLDLSYANLNADGTCWRMTHLAKKTDTPGRFTFHSQVWNNDNDMRIVDVLYDEYAVVHTIKTKDGVSEVLNKLYSRTPEASVTLQQKFTQFSLETGILPDNIVILPKNAECPEA, via the exons ATGAGGAACACACTGCTGAGGATGCTGGCCGCACTGATGTGCTCGCTGGCTGCCTGCGCCGACGTCACGCCTGTAACAGACTTCGACCTGGAGAAG ATGGCAGGCAAGTGGTACATTACTGGCTTTGCCACTAACGCTCAGTGGTTTGTGAACCACAAGGCAGGGATGAAGGTTGGCACTGCCATGTTAGTGCCAACTGCTGGAGGAGACCTGGACCTCTCTTATGCCAACCTGAA cGCTGATGGTACCTGTTGGAGAATGACTCACCTTGCTAAGAAAACAGACACTCCTGGACGCTTCACCTTCCACAGCCAGG TTTGGaacaatgacaatgacatgCGCATTGTTGACGTTCTGTACGATGAGTACGCTGTGGTCCACACTATCAAGACAAAGGACGGAGTGTCTGAGGTCCTCAACAAGCTTTACA gtcgCACTCCTGAGGCCAGTGTCACCCTGCAACAGAAGTTCACACAGTTCTCCCTAGAGACTGGCATCCTCCCCGACAACATTGTCATCTTGCCTAAGAACG CTGAGTGTCCTGAGGCCTGA
- the c8g gene encoding complement component C8 gamma chain: protein MAGVWRCMLAVVALMCVCLWGSTEAVGGAKSRPRPQRRPPKKPKVDPIDATPPAQNIDIQRMTGTWYLLNTASKCSYLINHGTKVEPTVMTLTRSNQTLSVSTKTRHNHQCWEILQVYHLTPTPGQLTLKGARPELNTEIVIGETDYESYAIMYYQKQGKITIKLYGRSVDNLSEPMLTKFEQLAEKQNLGLAYLFPFPTYSHCGAVDRDHVINCVPTC from the exons ATGGCTGGAGTATGGCGTTGCATGTTGGCAGTGGTGgcattgatgtgtgtgtgtctgtggggttCCACTGAGGCTGTGGGGGGGGCTAAGAGTCGCCCCCGACCCCAAAGACGACCTCCTAAGAAGCCAAAGGTCGACCCTATTGACGCGACCCCACCTGCACAGAACATAGACATACAGCGG ATGACTGGAACATGGTACCTGCTGAACACTGCCTCCAAATGCTCTTACCTGATAAATCATGGAACCAAGGTGGAACCTACAGTCATGACCCTCACACGCTCTAACCAAACACTGTCTGTTAGCACTAAAACACGACA TAATCACCAGTGTTGGGAGATATTACAGGTCTACCATCTAACACCAACCCCAGGCCAGCTAACACTTAAAG GAGCTCGTCCTGAGCTGAACACTGAGATAGTGATCGGGGAGACAGACTACGAATCCTATGCGATCATGTACTACCAGAAACAGGGCAAGATCACCATAAAACTCTATG GCAGGTCTGTAGACAATCTGTCAGAGCCAATGTTGACCAAGTTTGAGCAGcttgctgaaaaacaaaatttgggACTGGCATACCTCTTCCCCTTCCCCACCTACA GTCACTGTGGTGCTGTGGACCGAGACCATGTAATCA ACTGTGTTCCCACATGCTGA